A part of Neovison vison isolate M4711 chromosome 6, ASM_NN_V1, whole genome shotgun sequence genomic DNA contains:
- the LOC122908554 gene encoding uncharacterized protein LOC122908554 — translation MPREKEGKQKTKGTPLPIVPILRKFLKTYEKHCAQTQTAVCPAIRQDLKTSINNEQILRKFMLVRPEDSPISVLPISLEPLLMTIRDECYMLGKEICIWSLQLSNPEIARLASLLELKGSAACPFTSLELTDCRMDLWSLRRLGRALPRSHLRSLILDYSRLGKEEVESLFSGLENNQRLQALSLRYCGLGPQSGPWLGAIICQTAISELHLDGNFLQCSGALALLRPIADYAEMQGREQLAMAPPDPHQLKAKQRGSSALNQITESPGTLTQKTTSGKERRKKGIKKKIKDLTEAGPWLVKLYLADNGIDRRGKEGENGLLEFTQILTCLITYSAHLSEIDLRNNVLGEMAAADILEALRARKTGKLPVLKITVTPQMSSDTFRSIWKNSRKSRITSKKKKKGKN, via the exons ATGccaagggaaaaggaaggaaaacaaaaaactaaaggaaCACCCCTGCCCATCGTTCCAATTCTTCGGAAGTTCCTGAAAACGTATGAAAAGCACTGTGCCCAGACGCAGACAGCTGTGTGTCCAGCCATCAGACAGGACTTGAAAACCAGCATCAACAACGAACAGATTCTTAGGAAA TTTATGCTTGTAAGACCTGAAGACTCCCCAATAAGCGTCCTACCCATTTCCTTAGAACCTTTGCTCATGACAATTCGAGATGAGTGTTATATGCTGGGGAAAGAGATCTGTATCTGGAGCCttcaactgagcaacccagagaTTGCCAGACTG GCTTCACTTCTGGAGTTGAAGGGGAGTGCCGCCTGCCCCTTTACCAGCCTGGAGCTCACTGACTGCAGGATGGATCTGTGGTCTCTCCGGAGACTCGGGAGGGCTCTGCCACGCAGCCATCTGCGTTCTCTCATCCTCGATTACAGCAG acttggaaaggaagaagttgaGAGTCTTTTCTCAGGCCTGGAGAACAACCAGAGGCTTCAAGCCCTCAGTCTGCGCTACTGTGGTCTGGGGCCACAGAGCGGACCCTGGCTGGGTGCCATCATATGCCAGACCGCCATCAG TGAGCTGCACCTCGACGGCAATTTCTTACAATGTTCCGGAGCTCTGGCTCTCCTCAGACCCATCGCGGACTATGCAGAGATGCAGGGGAGAGAGCAGCTGGCCATGGCCCCACCAGACCCTCATCAGCTGAAGG CCAAACAGAGGGGCAGTTCGGCTTTGAACCAGATTACAGAGTCGCCTGGAACTCTAACACAGAAAACTActtcagggaaggagaggaggaaaaaag gaatcaagaaaaaaattaaagatttgacTGAAGCTGGTCCTTGGTTAGTGAAGTTGTATCTGGCAGATAACGGCATagacaggagaggaaaagaaggagaaaatggctTGTTGGAATTCACTCAAATTTTAACATG CCTGATCACATACTCTGCTCACTTAAGCGAAATTGACCTCAGAAACAATGTCCTGGGAGAGATGGCTGCTGCTGACATACTTGAAGCACTAAGAGCCAGAAAGACAG GTAAACTCCCAGTCTTAAAAATTACAGTCACTCCTCAAATGTCTTCTGATACCTTCAGATCTATTTGGAAAAATAGCAGGAAATCTAGGATTACcagtaaaaagaagaagaag